From a region of the Acetomicrobium sp. S15 = DSM 107314 genome:
- a CDS encoding GntR family transcriptional regulator, with protein sequence MLGVSRTPVRDALRRLEMDGFVRVIPNQGV encoded by the coding sequence ATGCTGGGCGTAAGCCGGACCCCCGTAAGGGACGCCCTAAGGCGCTTGGAGATGGACGGGTTCGTTAGGGTCATACCAAATCAGGGTGTGG